The nucleotide window ACGCTTAATAATGTGCTATTAACAGATAAAAGTTAATATACACGAAAAGAGGCGGTTGGCGAGTTCTGGATGCTTCCTGGGAGATTGTAAATTATGGATTTTTTCTGGACGTTGTGGGTTACTGTTTTTGTTACACTTGCCGGCGCGGCGATCGGCAGCTTTCTCAATGTCTGCATCAGCCGCATCCCGGAGGGCGTCTCAATCGTTCATCCCCGTTCCCGCTGTCCCCAATGCGGCCACCCGATCCGCTTTTACGACAACATCCCCGTGCTCAGTTTTCTTTTGCTCAGTGGGAAGTGCCGGGACTGCGGCAAGCGGATATCCTTTCTTTATCCTGTCGTTGAGATATTGACTGCGGTTTTGGCGTTTATAACCTTGCAGAAGTTCGGGCTTACCCCCCTTTGGGGTGTGGCTTTCCTGTTTGTCTGCGTTCTTGTCGTGATCAGCTTTATTGACCTCGAACATCAGATAATCCCCCATGTTTTGACCTTGACCGGCATCCCCGTTTTTGCGATTCTGGCGGTTTTTTTCAGGGGGCTGGCGATAAGCGAGGTCTTTTTCGGGATTATGGTCGGCGCCGGCAGCCTCTACTTTGTCGCTGTTTATTACGAAGCGCTGACCGGCCGCGAAGGGATGGGGGGAGGGGATGTCAACCTGCTGGCGATGCTGGGGGCGTTTTTCGGATGGAAGGCGCTTTTATTAATACTTTTAGTTGCTTCCTTCTCTGGCGCCGTTGTGGGAATTGCCGTAATGCTGATAAAGGGCAAGGATATGAAGTATGCCGTTCCCTTCGGCCCATTTCTTTCCCTGGCTGCGGTGATTCATCTTTTCTGGGGAGAGGAATTAAGCCGGCTGTTATTTAATATCTATTGGTGAAGTGAAGATTATTACCGAAAATGTGTGATAATCTTCACACTTTAAGCGATTTTCTTATTGACAAAAATATATTTTCATTACTATTCTATAGCCAGAATCTGGTTTTTCATAAAAGGCAAAATGAGGTTATCGGAGGGAGGAAGATAGCATTCTGATGATCAACCGATCCGATAAAAGGGGTTTTACCCTTTTAGAACTGATAATCGTTGTCGCGATCATGGGGATTCTGGCCGCCGTTGCCGCTCCCAGCTTCAGAACCTACATGGCGCAGAGTCGTCTGAACGGCGCCGCCCGGCAGGTTATGTCTGACCTCATGAACGCGAGAATGCTGTCCGTTGCGCAAAACAGAAACGTGCAGGTAGTTTTTACGTCCTCCGCCGGTGCATCCTATAACTATGATGCAATGGGCACGGCAGTGACCCGCAATGTTCAGTCAGGTTTTGGGTATTTCGATGTGACGGTATCGGCCAACAATAACCCGACCTTCAGGCCGAGCGGACGTCTGAACGCCATTACCGCCTGTACCATAACCTTGACCAGCGCGACCTTGAGCCAGTCGAAAACGCTGACCGTGAGCAGTGCCGGACGGGTGGTGATAAATTGATGTTGAAGGATAGAAACATGAAAAAGCTCGACTTCGGGAAAGCATTGATGAGAACCGAAAATGGTTTCACCCTTATTGAAATTATGATTGCGATCATGCTGCTGGTTGTTGCGCTTTTGGGTATGGTTTCGGTAACCACGATGGTGATTAATGGGAATGCCCTGAGCAAGAGGATGACGACAGCCACGACGCTGGCCAAAGATAAGATGGAAGATTGGAAGAACATGGGCTATTCCGGCATGGCGGCGGGAACAGAAACCGATTACGCGACGGCCGAAGGGACGGTGCAGGCCGCCGCAACGGGGTCTTACTACAAACGCACCTCTACCCTGACGGCCAACTCGCCGGCCGCCAACATGATGAGCATCGAGGTAAAGGTGGAATGGCCGCAGGCGAGTCCCGCACATAACGTAACATTAAACACGATTGTTGCCGCGGGTTTTTAATTCGATGGGTGTGGGAAGAGAAAGTGTGTTCCCCGCGGGGTTATGATTTCAAGCAGGACGATTTTATGAAAAGCAGAACAAAAATATTTTCCCCGCTCCGCGCCTTAAATTCCGGCGGTAAAGGGTTCACCTTGTTGGAACTCATAATTTCCATGGCTCTGGGACTTACTCTTCTCGGTACCGTGTACGGTGTTTTTACCATTCAACAAAAGCATTTTATCAATCAGGAACAGATCGTGGAGATGCAGCAGAATGCCCGGATGGCCATCGACATCATCAGCCGGGAAATACGCATGGCGGGATACGACCCGAAGATAACCGGCTATTTTACGTTCCAGACTACAGCCAGTGAGGATCGGGAAACGAATCACAGCCGCATCGCCTTTACATACGATGCCAATGGAGACGGCATACAGTACTGGAACGACACTGAACAGGTCGCCTTTCGCGTCGATGATGGCGTTCTTAAGCGTTTCAGCACCGGGTCAGTTCACTGGCAGCCGCTTGTGGAGAACATCGAACTGCTGGAGTTTTCGTATGCCTTGAGTGATGGCACGCTCGTTGCGTCACCATCGGATCCGACGGCGGCCCAGGTGTTGACCATCGTCAAGGTAACAATAACGGTGACCGCCAAGACGACAAAACCGGATCCCGCCTATACAGATCCGACGAACGGCGACCATTATCGCCGTTATCGCCTGACGACCAGTGTCACCCCGAGAAATCTTGGATTTTGAGGATGCTGCTATGGATAAAAATGGAACTAGGCGAATCTTGACCCGGATCGGAAACGAAAAGGGTATAGTATTGGTCGTGGTGTTGCTTCTCATTGCGGTGCTTGCCCTCTTGGGTTCTACCGCCGTGATGACCACGACGACGGATATAAAGATCAGCTCCAACTACATGCAGGGGGAACAGGCTTTCTACAATGCGGACGCAGGCGCGGATTTGGCGCTGAGAACTATAGGTTCAGGGACCGCCGGCATTCCTC belongs to Syntrophales bacterium and includes:
- a CDS encoding prepilin peptidase, translating into MDFFWTLWVTVFVTLAGAAIGSFLNVCISRIPEGVSIVHPRSRCPQCGHPIRFYDNIPVLSFLLLSGKCRDCGKRISFLYPVVEILTAVLAFITLQKFGLTPLWGVAFLFVCVLVVISFIDLEHQIIPHVLTLTGIPVFAILAVFFRGLAISEVFFGIMVGAGSLYFVAVYYEALTGREGMGGGDVNLLAMLGAFFGWKALLLILLVASFSGAVVGIAVMLIKGKDMKYAVPFGPFLSLAAVIHLFWGEELSRLLFNIYW
- a CDS encoding prepilin-type N-terminal cleavage/methylation domain-containing protein, with the translated sequence MKKLDFGKALMRTENGFTLIEIMIAIMLLVVALLGMVSVTTMVINGNALSKRMTTATTLAKDKMEDWKNMGYSGMAAGTETDYATAEGTVQAAATGSYYKRTSTLTANSPAANMMSIEVKVEWPQASPAHNVTLNTIVAAGF
- a CDS encoding prepilin-type N-terminal cleavage/methylation domain-containing protein yields the protein MKSRTKIFSPLRALNSGGKGFTLLELIISMALGLTLLGTVYGVFTIQQKHFINQEQIVEMQQNARMAIDIISREIRMAGYDPKITGYFTFQTTASEDRETNHSRIAFTYDANGDGIQYWNDTEQVAFRVDDGVLKRFSTGSVHWQPLVENIELLEFSYALSDGTLVASPSDPTAAQVLTIVKVTITVTAKTTKPDPAYTDPTNGDHYRRYRLTTSVTPRNLGF